In a genomic window of Saccharothrix sp. HUAS TT1:
- a CDS encoding MbtH family protein, whose protein sequence is MTQDERVYRVVTNDEEQYSIWPADRDLPPGWVADGTEGPREVCLDHVERVWTDMRPRGLRERMGQQG, encoded by the coding sequence ATGACACAGGACGAGCGGGTGTACCGGGTCGTGACGAACGACGAGGAGCAGTACTCGATCTGGCCCGCCGACCGCGACCTGCCACCCGGCTGGGTCGCCGACGGGACCGAGGGGCCGCGCGAGGTCTGCCTCGACCACGTCGAGCGGGTGTGGACCGACATGCGTCCGCGCGGCCTTCGCGAGCGGATGGGGCAGCAGGGCTGA
- a CDS encoding amino acid adenylation domain-containing protein gives MNEGGAPQTVTDRGAVSSAQRRLWFLEQLTRGSSDNLLPLALRIRGALDAAALERALAGIVERHEVLRTRFASADGEPVPVLDPPGSVVLRRTEARDPEEVFARELGRPLDLAAEAPVRMVLARLAADDHLLLVVVHHIAVDGWSWDVLLRELDAGYRGEAVPAPRHRYADFAAWQNQRLTPARLERLLAHWTGRLAGVTPLALPTDRPRPEVWDGSVDLVRFAVPADLLARVDAAARERRATRYILLLAVYQSLLGHYSGRTDIATCTTMADRGGPVDVSELIGPFVNTVVLRSDLGGRPSFDVLLRRVRDTVLKDLSHAEAPFDRVVGALGLERDLSRHPLAQASFTLLNTVHQPAALRGLDAVLTRAPLGGTDMDVFLDLNLMPDGSLAARLQYATALFDRGAAERFADGFLRLLTAVLDDPSAPVADLAAALPPLPGRALLDSWGGPAEPPAPAGPLVVRGHGPALVCGDEVVTYDRLDALVGGLSALLRESGVRRGDAVGVCLPRGTWSVVAMLAVWRAGGAYVPLDPALPPDRLAFMVADAGVRHVVGDVDVAGVRRVAVADVVPDATAPVDPPDPADLAYVIFTSGSSGRPKAVGVEHGALAAHVAAARDHFGVTAGDRVLAFSSFSFDASLDQLLPALTSGATVVIRPDEQWLPSRLPAIVARHGITVANFPPTYWSELALSLTGGAGLESLRLLILGGEAVPTGALAAWRRHVPHVRVLNAYGPTEAVVTATTHEVTGTTNAHKATASAPEAAGSDRVPIGRPLGGRRVLVVDAHGDPVGLGVPGELLVGGPELARGYLGRPALTADRFVPDPAGHGGRLYRTGDLVRWRPDGELDFLGRVDDQVKIRGFRVELGEVESALSGCPGVLAAAAAVKADPHGGQVLVGYVVGDGSTPDPAALRAELARWLPHYAVPSEVVRLDALPVTASGKLDRAALPDPRPDRAATGASYTAPRDDVEREIARIWGEVLGVDGIGIDDGFFDLGGHSLLATMAVSRIAERLERDVELRALFENPRIREFGPLVAAARPVTTAGVVPVDRGGPLPMSFAQERLWFLDRMSDSGEDYVLWFSWRVRGALDADAWEAALGDVVARHEVLRTALVEVDGHPVQLVHDDVPAPLERHACADVEEVRARAKEFAAARFDLDCPPLVRSGLWELGPEDHVLVLSFHHVATDGWSKDVVVDELTRSYTARLAGRAADLPAVPVQYGDYAVWQRGLLAAGALDTELEHWRAALDGVPVLELPTDRPRPAARSARGGAVEVPLPRELAAGVDELAQRCGTTRFTVLLAVFQVVLARWSGQTDVAVGAPVAGRGRVELERLIGFFVNTVVLRSDLSGAPSFLDLVARVRGTVLGAFDNQDVPFERLVEELRPERDPSRNPLFQVMFDVQESAVATGLALPGLDVEGFTLPWESAKFDLTATFLLDPDRFSLDVEYSADLFDEASATRLAEHVTRVLRAVVADPHADVARLDLLSERERAALTAAPPVVPVPPLRVAGAPGDVALVCGDRTVAYGELDELVGGLAAALADAGARRGDPVGVCLRRGVWSVAAMLAVWRAGGAYVPLDPAFPAERLRFMLAEANVGLVVADGGTAGALAGLDARVVPVEDVVPTSAHAGADADPGDLAYVIFTSGSTGRPKAVGVEHGPLAAHVATARDLFRLTADDRVLSFASLSFDASLEQVLPALTAGARVVLRPDEVWSVDELAAEVRSRGVTVAELTPSYWEEVVARLGDVAGDLASLRLLVTGGEALPATPLGRWFELLPDVPVVNTYGPTESVISTTAHVVTAPVDGRVPIGVALGARTLHVVDALGQPVPDGVPGELLVGGPELARGYLGRPELTEERFPPNPFGAGRVYRTGDRVRRLPGGELDFLGRVDDQVKIRGFRIEPGEVEAVLQGCAGVRGAAVVVREVRGDRALVAYAAGDRLDPDVLAAWCRDRLPAYLAPSAFVVLDALPLTVQGKLDTAALPAPEVAAAAEFVPPTSPTEVVLAQIWAEVLGVERVGLHDDFFALGGHSMRAVAAASRVRAAFDCAIAVRELFENPTVALLATEVERLLVEQISAMSEDEIDLSLSIDAAF, from the coding sequence GTGAACGAAGGCGGCGCACCGCAGACGGTGACGGACCGCGGCGCGGTCTCCTCCGCGCAGCGGCGGTTGTGGTTCCTGGAACAGCTCACCCGCGGCTCCTCGGACAACCTGCTGCCGCTGGCGCTGCGCATCCGCGGCGCCCTGGACGCGGCCGCGCTGGAACGGGCGCTGGCGGGCATCGTCGAGCGGCACGAGGTGTTGCGGACGAGGTTCGCCTCGGCGGACGGCGAACCTGTGCCGGTGCTGGACCCGCCAGGCTCGGTGGTGCTGCGCCGGACCGAGGCGCGCGACCCGGAGGAGGTGTTCGCCCGCGAGCTGGGCCGCCCGCTGGACCTGGCGGCGGAGGCGCCGGTGCGGATGGTGCTGGCCCGGCTGGCGGCGGACGACCACCTGCTGCTGGTGGTCGTGCACCACATCGCCGTCGACGGCTGGTCCTGGGACGTGCTGCTGCGCGAGCTGGACGCGGGCTACCGGGGCGAGGCGGTGCCCGCGCCGCGGCACCGGTACGCCGACTTCGCCGCCTGGCAGAACCAGCGGCTGACCCCGGCGCGGCTGGAGCGGCTGCTGGCGCACTGGACGGGGCGCCTGGCCGGGGTGACGCCGCTCGCGCTGCCCACCGACCGCCCCCGGCCCGAGGTGTGGGACGGATCGGTGGACCTGGTGCGCTTCGCGGTGCCCGCCGACCTGCTGGCCCGCGTGGACGCCGCCGCCCGTGAGCGCCGGGCCACCCGCTACATCCTGCTGCTCGCGGTCTACCAGTCGCTGCTGGGCCACTACAGCGGGCGCACCGACATCGCCACCTGCACCACGATGGCCGACCGGGGCGGCCCGGTGGACGTCTCGGAGCTGATCGGCCCCTTCGTCAACACCGTCGTGCTGCGCTCGGACCTGGGCGGTCGCCCGTCGTTCGACGTGCTGCTGCGCCGGGTCCGCGACACCGTGCTCAAGGACCTGTCGCACGCCGAGGCGCCGTTCGACCGCGTGGTCGGCGCGCTGGGCCTGGAGCGCGACCTGTCCCGGCACCCGCTGGCGCAGGCGTCGTTCACGCTGCTCAACACCGTCCACCAGCCCGCCGCGCTGCGCGGGCTGGACGCGGTGCTGACCAGGGCGCCGCTGGGCGGCACCGACATGGACGTCTTCCTCGACCTCAACCTGATGCCGGACGGCAGCCTCGCCGCGCGCCTGCAGTACGCGACCGCGCTGTTCGACCGCGGCGCCGCGGAGCGGTTCGCCGACGGTTTCCTGCGGCTGCTCACCGCCGTGCTCGACGACCCGTCCGCGCCGGTGGCCGACCTGGCCGCCGCGCTGCCGCCGCTGCCCGGCCGCGCCCTGCTGGACTCCTGGGGCGGGCCCGCCGAGCCACCCGCGCCCGCCGGGCCGCTGGTGGTCCGGGGGCACGGGCCGGCGCTGGTGTGCGGCGACGAGGTCGTGACCTACGACCGGCTCGACGCCCTGGTGGGCGGGTTGTCCGCGCTGCTGCGCGAGTCCGGGGTGCGCCGGGGTGACGCGGTGGGCGTGTGCCTGCCGCGCGGCACGTGGTCGGTGGTGGCCATGCTCGCGGTGTGGCGGGCGGGCGGCGCGTACGTGCCGCTGGACCCGGCCCTGCCGCCCGACCGGCTGGCGTTCATGGTCGCCGACGCCGGTGTGCGCCACGTCGTCGGCGACGTCGACGTGGCGGGGGTGCGGCGCGTCGCGGTGGCCGACGTCGTCCCGGACGCCACCGCGCCCGTCGACCCGCCGGACCCGGCCGACCTGGCCTACGTCATCTTCACGTCGGGCTCCTCCGGGCGGCCCAAGGCCGTCGGCGTCGAGCACGGCGCGCTGGCCGCCCACGTCGCCGCCGCCCGCGACCACTTCGGCGTCACGGCGGGGGACCGGGTGCTCGCCTTCTCCTCGTTCTCGTTCGACGCCTCCCTCGACCAGCTGCTGCCGGCGCTGACCAGCGGTGCGACGGTGGTGATCCGGCCGGACGAGCAGTGGCTGCCCTCGCGGCTGCCCGCGATCGTGGCCCGGCACGGCATCACGGTGGCCAACTTCCCGCCGACGTACTGGAGCGAGCTGGCGCTGTCGCTGACCGGTGGCGCGGGGCTGGAGTCGTTGCGGCTGCTCATCCTCGGCGGCGAGGCCGTCCCGACCGGCGCGCTGGCCGCGTGGCGGCGGCACGTCCCGCACGTGCGGGTGCTCAACGCCTACGGCCCGACCGAGGCCGTCGTCACCGCGACCACCCACGAGGTCACCGGAACCACGAACGCCCATAAAGCCACTGCGAGCGCCCCTGAAGCCGCCGGGAGCGACCGGGTGCCCATCGGCAGGCCGTTGGGCGGCAGGCGCGTCCTCGTGGTCGACGCGCACGGCGACCCGGTCGGCCTCGGCGTCCCCGGCGAGCTGCTGGTGGGCGGACCGGAGCTGGCTCGCGGCTACCTCGGCCGCCCGGCGCTGACCGCCGACCGCTTCGTCCCCGACCCCGCCGGGCACGGCGGCCGGCTCTACCGGACCGGCGACCTGGTGCGCTGGCGCCCCGACGGCGAGCTGGACTTCCTCGGCCGGGTCGACGACCAGGTCAAGATCCGCGGGTTCCGGGTGGAGCTGGGCGAGGTCGAGTCGGCGCTGTCCGGCTGCCCGGGCGTGCTGGCCGCCGCGGCGGCGGTCAAGGCCGACCCGCACGGCGGGCAGGTCCTCGTCGGCTACGTCGTCGGCGACGGCTCCACCCCGGACCCGGCCGCGCTGCGGGCCGAACTGGCGCGCTGGCTGCCGCACTACGCGGTGCCCTCGGAGGTCGTGCGGCTCGACGCGCTGCCGGTGACCGCCTCCGGCAAGCTCGACCGCGCCGCGCTGCCCGACCCCCGCCCCGACCGCGCGGCGACCGGGGCCTCCTACACCGCGCCCCGCGACGACGTCGAGCGCGAGATCGCCCGCATCTGGGGCGAGGTGCTCGGCGTGGACGGCATCGGCATCGACGACGGGTTCTTCGACCTCGGCGGGCACTCGCTGCTGGCCACGATGGCCGTCTCGCGCATCGCCGAGCGACTGGAGCGCGACGTGGAGCTGCGCGCCCTGTTCGAGAACCCGCGCATCCGCGAGTTCGGCCCCCTGGTCGCCGCGGCCCGCCCGGTCACCACCGCCGGGGTCGTCCCGGTCGACCGCGGCGGCCCGCTGCCGATGTCCTTCGCCCAGGAGCGGCTGTGGTTCCTCGACCGCATGTCCGACTCCGGCGAGGACTACGTGCTGTGGTTCTCCTGGCGGGTGCGCGGCGCGCTGGACGCCGACGCCTGGGAGGCCGCGCTGGGCGACGTCGTGGCCAGGCACGAGGTGCTGCGCACCGCGCTGGTCGAGGTCGACGGGCACCCGGTGCAGCTCGTCCACGACGACGTGCCGGCGCCCCTGGAGCGCCACGCCTGCGCCGACGTCGAAGAGGTCCGCGCGCGGGCCAAGGAGTTCGCCGCCGCCCGCTTCGACCTGGACTGCCCACCGCTGGTCCGCTCCGGCCTGTGGGAGCTGGGTCCCGAGGACCACGTGCTGGTGCTGTCGTTCCACCACGTGGCCACCGACGGCTGGTCCAAGGACGTCGTCGTGGACGAGCTGACCCGCTCCTACACCGCCCGCCTGGCCGGCCGCGCGGCCGACCTGCCCGCCGTGCCCGTGCAGTACGGCGACTACGCGGTGTGGCAGCGCGGACTGCTCGCGGCGGGCGCGCTGGACACCGAGCTGGAGCACTGGCGGGCGGCGCTGGACGGCGTGCCGGTGCTGGAGCTGCCGACCGACCGCCCCCGCCCGGCCGCCCGGTCGGCGCGCGGCGGCGCGGTGGAGGTCCCGCTGCCGCGCGAGCTGGCCGCGGGCGTCGACGAGCTGGCCCAGCGCTGCGGCACGACCCGCTTCACGGTGCTGCTGGCGGTGTTCCAGGTGGTGCTCGCCCGCTGGTCGGGGCAGACCGACGTCGCGGTGGGCGCCCCGGTCGCCGGCCGCGGCCGGGTGGAGCTGGAACGGCTCATCGGGTTCTTCGTCAACACCGTGGTGCTGCGCTCGGACCTGTCCGGCGCCCCGTCCTTCCTCGACCTGGTGGCGCGGGTGCGCGGCACGGTGCTCGGCGCCTTCGACAACCAGGACGTGCCGTTCGAGCGGCTGGTGGAGGAGCTGCGGCCCGAGCGCGACCCGTCGCGCAACCCGCTGTTCCAGGTGATGTTCGACGTGCAGGAGAGCGCGGTGGCCACCGGGCTGGCCCTGCCCGGCCTGGACGTCGAGGGCTTCACCCTGCCCTGGGAGTCGGCGAAGTTCGACCTGACCGCGACCTTCCTGCTGGACCCCGACCGGTTCTCGCTGGACGTGGAGTACAGCGCCGACCTGTTCGACGAGGCGTCCGCGACGCGGCTGGCCGAGCACGTGACCCGCGTGCTGCGCGCCGTGGTCGCCGACCCGCACGCCGACGTCGCCCGCCTCGACCTGCTCTCCGAGCGCGAGCGCGCCGCGCTGACCGCCGCGCCGCCGGTCGTCCCGGTCCCGCCGCTGCGGGTCGCCGGCGCGCCGGGGGACGTCGCGCTGGTGTGCGGCGACCGGACCGTGGCCTACGGGGAGCTGGACGAGCTGGTCGGCGGGCTCGCCGCGGCGCTGGCCGACGCGGGCGCGCGCCGCGGCGACCCGGTCGGGGTGTGCCTGCGCCGGGGCGTGTGGTCGGTGGCCGCGATGCTCGCGGTGTGGCGCGCCGGTGGCGCGTACGTGCCGCTGGACCCGGCGTTCCCGGCGGAGCGGCTGAGGTTCATGCTCGCCGAGGCGAACGTGGGGCTGGTCGTCGCCGACGGCGGCACGGCGGGCGCCCTCGCCGGGCTGGACGCGCGGGTCGTCCCCGTCGAGGACGTCGTGCCCACCTCCGCCCACGCCGGCGCGGACGCGGACCCCGGCGACCTGGCCTACGTCATCTTCACCTCCGGCTCCACCGGGCGGCCCAAGGCCGTCGGCGTCGAGCACGGCCCGCTGGCCGCGCACGTCGCCACCGCCCGCGACCTGTTCCGGCTCACCGCCGACGACCGGGTGCTGTCGTTCGCGTCGCTGTCCTTCGACGCCTCGCTGGAGCAGGTGCTGCCCGCGCTGACCGCCGGCGCCCGCGTGGTGCTGCGGCCCGACGAGGTGTGGTCGGTGGACGAGCTGGCCGCCGAGGTCCGCTCCCGGGGCGTCACCGTCGCCGAGCTGACCCCGTCCTACTGGGAGGAGGTCGTGGCCCGCCTGGGCGACGTGGCGGGCGACCTGGCGTCGCTGCGGCTGCTGGTCACCGGCGGCGAGGCGCTGCCGGCCACCCCGCTCGGCCGCTGGTTCGAGCTGCTGCCCGACGTCCCGGTGGTCAACACCTACGGCCCCACCGAGTCGGTCATCTCCACCACCGCCCACGTGGTCACCGCGCCGGTCGACGGCCGCGTCCCGATCGGCGTCGCGCTGGGCGCGCGCACCCTGCACGTGGTCGACGCCCTGGGCCAACCGGTGCCCGACGGCGTGCCCGGCGAACTGCTCGTCGGCGGGCCGGAGCTGGCCCGCGGCTACCTGGGCCGCCCTGAGCTGACCGAGGAGCGGTTCCCGCCCAACCCCTTCGGCGCGGGTCGCGTCTACCGCACCGGCGACCGGGTGCGCCGGCTGCCCGGCGGTGAGCTGGACTTCCTCGGCCGGGTCGACGACCAGGTCAAGATCCGCGGGTTCCGCATCGAGCCCGGCGAGGTCGAAGCGGTGCTCCAGGGCTGCGCCGGGGTGCGCGGCGCGGCCGTGGTGGTCCGCGAGGTCCGGGGCGACCGCGCCCTGGTCGCCTACGCCGCCGGCGACCGCCTCGACCCCGACGTGCTCGCCGCGTGGTGCCGCGACCGGCTCCCCGCCTACCTGGCGCCCTCGGCGTTCGTCGTGCTCGACGCCCTGCCGCTGACCGTGCAGGGCAAGCTCGACACCGCCGCCCTGCCCGCTCCCGAGGTCGCCGCGGCGGCCGAGTTCGTCCCGCCGACCTCGCCCACCGAGGTGGTCCTCGCCCAGATCTGGGCCGAGGTGCTGGGCGTGGAGCGGGTCGGCCTGCACGACGACTTCTTCGCGCTGGGCGGGCACTCCATGCGGGCCGTGGCCGCCGCCTCCCGGGTGCGCGCCGCGTTCGACTGCGCGATCGCGGTGCGCGAGCTGTTCGAGAACCCTACCGTCGCGCTGCTCGCGACCGAGGTGGAACGCCTGCTGGTCGAGCAGATCTCCGCGATGAGCGAGGACGAGATCGACCTGTCCCTGTCGATCGACGCCGCTTTCTGA